A region from the Thermomicrobiales bacterium genome encodes:
- a CDS encoding WYL domain-containing protein produces the protein MGYRMNWSRWPAPRERTIERYGLMLHNGRRFLGVYRPAFGRGRRLVRVDRIASIESVGETFVPPDAIRHERVRLSLAGGSGRGGLSNRELEALCLAAEDMTDLEIADALFISKRTASP, from the coding sequence ATGGGCTACCGGATGAACTGGAGTCGCTGGCCTGCGCCACGAGAACGCACCATCGAACGATACGGGCTAATGCTTCACAACGGCCGCCGATTTTTGGGAGTCTATCGACCAGCTTTCGGGCGCGGACGGCGGCTCGTCCGGGTCGACCGCATTGCCAGCATCGAGTCTGTGGGGGAAACCTTCGTGCCTCCGGACGCCATTCGACATGAAAGAGTTCGACTATCGCTGGCTGGCGGAAGCGGACGAGGCGGACTATCCAATCGTGAGCTCGAAGCGCTCTGCCTCGCGGCAGAAGACATGACAGATCTGGAAATTGCCGATGCGCTCTTCATCTCGAAGCGCACGGCGTCGCCATGA
- a CDS encoding PQQ-binding-like beta-propeller repeat protein produces MARSSDEWVEGEEHVYAVSPDDGTVRWETTGHADLQEAALALSLADGSVAWTHPGTPAFLGPSYVDGTVFYGEHVRAGDIALDAATGREEWQAKMASTDEFDGRSSPSVTSDLVVVATVSGVVVGIDRGNGEIRWRENAVSGPSMVFGDRQCLSLGTLRGRRLLRDCGSIYRSVNALVIAQSPCIVGDQPPHNFRPDIRCHPRGVKDTGKLVALRSPQPGSFIQLTNTFIAQHVREGRHVAVNSAFSACLPWLRLPDGIAPQDPVWAAVHRSVPSEVLASVRACLACVDRFMIDGNLDDL; encoded by the coding sequence GTGGCGCGCTCCTCGGACGAATGGGTGGAAGGCGAAGAGCACGTCTATGCAGTCTCACCAGACGATGGCACCGTGCGCTGGGAAACCACCGGCCACGCGGACCTGCAGGAGGCAGCACTCGCGCTTTCGCTCGCCGATGGATCGGTCGCGTGGACCCATCCGGGGACACCGGCGTTTCTCGGACCGTCGTACGTCGATGGAACTGTGTTCTACGGAGAGCACGTCCGCGCGGGTGATATTGCGCTCGATGCTGCCACGGGCCGTGAGGAATGGCAGGCGAAGATGGCATCGACCGATGAGTTCGATGGCCGCAGTTCCCCTTCGGTTACGTCGGATCTGGTCGTTGTCGCCACTGTGTCAGGCGTCGTGGTCGGAATCGATCGCGGCAATGGCGAGATTCGGTGGAGGGAGAATGCCGTTTCCGGCCCATCGATGGTCTTCGGCGATCGTCAGTGCCTATCTCTGGGGACGTTGCGTGGCAGGCGCCTACTCCGAGATTGCGGCTCGATCTACCGATCAGTCAACGCTCTGGTCATTGCCCAGTCTCCGTGCATAGTTGGGGATCAGCCCCCTCATAATTTCAGACCAGACATTCGTTGCCACCCTCGTGGAGTCAAAGACACCGGGAAGCTCGTCGCGCTGCGATCGCCCCAGCCAGGCTCATTCATTCAGTTGACCAACACGTTCATCGCCCAGCATGTTCGGGAGGGTCGCCATGTCGCTGTAAACTCCGCGTTCTCTGCTTGCTTGCCGTGGCTGCGATTGCCTGACGGCATCGCACCACAGGACCCTGTTTGGGCGGCCGTTCACCGATCCGTTCCGAGCGAGGTTCTCGCCAGCGTGCGCGCCTGCCTGGCGTGCGTCGACCGCTTCATGATCGACGGCAATCTGGACGACCTCTGA
- a CDS encoding thiamine pyrophosphate-binding protein, with protein sequence MQSDPPQGPLLRHPAWVFQQLTVGWTVLDDPDDARREIDRVLARASATAGPVYIELPRDMVDAEIEIDG encoded by the coding sequence CTGCAATCCGATCCACCACAAGGTCCGCTCCTACGACACCCAGCCTGGGTCTTCCAGCAGCTCACGGTGGGGTGGACGGTCTTGGACGATCCGGACGACGCGCGCCGCGAGATCGACCGCGTGCTCGCTCGTGCAAGCGCTACAGCCGGTCCGGTCTATATCGAGCTGCCGCGTGACATGGTCGATGCAGAGATCGAGATCGATGGCTGA
- a CDS encoding SH3 domain-containing protein, giving the protein MSASSRVRRRTPPRHCGCASAGTGYGTIAILPAGTVVTIISGPIFANTYGWYRVSPRPYGTGWVGDYLQ; this is encoded by the coding sequence ATGTCAGCTTCGTCCCGGGTGAGACGCCGCACACCACCACGTCACTGCGGCTGCGCCAGCGCTGGCACCGGTTACGGCACCATCGCGATCCTCCCCGCTGGCACGGTGGTAACGATCATCTCCGGCCCGATCTTTGCCAACACGTACGGCTGGTATCGGGTCTCTCCACGACCCTACGGCACTGGCTGGGTCGGAGACTATCTGCAGTAA
- a CDS encoding 3-keto-5-aminohexanoate cleavage protein produces MARARSLRVECYDVGHLYNLARFRRPRAHRSRPSSCKRSSASGRYRHRPGRPHAHEAHRRPPLWRRPVWSVLGGRPQFNLVTMGAIMGSNVRVGLEDNISAKESWPSNADQVAKIVRILNELSLDATPDEAREMLHTRACTTSRSRRWVGSEPAVRDPMPHDRRCA; encoded by the coding sequence TTGGCGAGAGCACGCTCCCTTCGGGTCGAGTGCTACGATGTGGGACATCTGTATAACCTGGCCCGCTTCCGTCGACCGCGGGCTCATCGAAGCCGCCCTTCTTCGTGCAAACGATCTTCGGCATCTGGGCGGTATCGGCACCGACCCGGAAGACCTCATGCACATGAAGCGCACCGCCGACCGCCTCTTTGGCGACGACCCGTCTGGTCGGTGCTGGGCGGCCGTCCGCAGTTCAATCTGGTCACGATGGGCGCCATCATGGGCAGCAATGTCCGGGTGGGATTGGAAGACAATATCTCGGCAAAGGAGAGCTGGCCGAGCAATGCCGATCAGGTCGCCAAGATCGTGCGCATTCTCAACGAGCTCTCGCTCGACGCGACCCCGGACGAGGCTCGCGAGATGCTGCACACGAGGGCGTGCACAACGTCGCGTTCTAGACGTTGGGTGGGCAGCGAACCGGCGGTTCGCGACCCGATGCCGCACGATCGGCGATGCGCCTGA
- a CDS encoding serine hydrolase domain-containing protein, whose protein sequence is MPGGSLVSTAADMARFYAAIALGGAIDGAQILRPETVERMLEVAVLDEIDPSFDLPVRRCYGFELGGLNEPRRHWPGATSTLRTFWHGGMGSSVCWGDRDMGLAVAFLTNGIRRDKGGRNRPA, encoded by the coding sequence GTGCCTGGTGGCAGCCTGGTATCGACCGCGGCCGATATGGCGCGCTTCTACGCCGCGATCGCGCTCGGTGGCGCTATCGATGGCGCTCAAATCCTCCGCCCCGAGACGGTTGAACGGATGTTGGAGGTGGCCGTGCTGGACGAGATCGATCCATCGTTCGACCTTCCCGTGCGCCGATGCTACGGATTCGAACTTGGCGGCCTGAACGAGCCACGCCGGCACTGGCCGGGAGCAACCAGCACACTCCGGACCTTTTGGCATGGTGGCATGGGATCGTCAGTTTGCTGGGGAGACCGCGACATGGGTCTGGCCGTGGCGTTTCTGACGAACGGCATACGACGTGACAAGGGCGGGCGCAATCGCCCGGCGTGA
- a CDS encoding PQQ-binding-like beta-propeller repeat protein yields the protein MCPKRRVCRSDRGGWSCLRRDRKSGRQRRVVYAVDAKTGDELWRTDVENRELPATPIDAVTYANGTLFFVNRGDAVLLALDAASGAIAWEVDLQKPSRGAPFVEGDTVFVSTGFDGGRIVAVDAATGENDWVSEEQTIP from the coding sequence ATGTGCCCGAAGAGGCGCGTCTGCCGATCCGATCGTGGTGGATGGAGTTGTCTACGCAGAGATAGGAAGTCTGGTCGGCAGCGGCGCGTTGTCTATGCCGTGGACGCGAAAACCGGCGATGAGCTTTGGCGGACCGATGTCGAAAACCGGGAGCTCCCGGCAACGCCGATCGATGCGGTCACCTATGCGAATGGCACGCTCTTCTTCGTGAACCGGGGCGATGCTGTCCTGCTGGCACTCGATGCAGCCAGCGGCGCGATCGCGTGGGAAGTCGATCTGCAGAAACCGTCGCGCGGTGCGCCGTTCGTCGAAGGCGACACGGTCTTCGTGTCCACCGGGTTCGATGGCGGGCGCATTGTCGCAGTCGATGCCGCCACTGGGGAGAACGATTGGGTGTCAGAGGAGCAGACAATCCCGTGA
- a CDS encoding thiamine pyrophosphate-dependent enzyme: MDDSCAGTGSGRITPRFDRDHPHAPICCDSRRAGERADEPVTVAHLFGRLASYLTEDTIVIADRGDALFASIDLPVQEARAFLARRLCLIPVLRFRRQLERSARRGPSRLVSWGDGAFQMTGMELSTCAGFGLDPIVIVLNNNGYTTERLIIDGGFNDIQQWNFSALPRSCNRADRS, from the coding sequence TTGGACGATTCCTGTGCGGGGACCGGCAGTGGCCGCATCACGCCACGCTTCGACCGGGATCATCCGCACGCGCCGATCTGTTGCGACAGTCGACGTGCCGGTGAGCGTGCTGACGAGCCCGTCACCGTCGCGCATCTCTTCGGACGGCTTGCGTCGTATCTGACCGAAGACACGATCGTCATTGCCGACCGAGGCGATGCGCTCTTCGCGTCCATCGACCTGCCGGTGCAGGAGGCGCGCGCTTTTCTGGCGCGGCGTTTATGCCTCATCCCGGTTTTGCGGTTCCGGCGGCAATTGGAGCGCAGTGCGCGTCGAGGACCGAGTAGATTGGTCTCGTGGGGAGATGGCGCGTTCCAGATGACGGGTATGGAGCTCTCCACCTGCGCAGGATTCGGGCTCGACCCGATCGTGATCGTGCTGAACAACAATGGCTATACCACCGAGCGGCTGATCATCGACGGTGGGTTCAACGACATTCAGCAGTGGAACTTCAGCGCGCTCCCGCGGTCATGCAATCGGGCAGATCGTTCCTGA
- a CDS encoding low temperature requirement protein A, which produces MWWIHFFDRTIELARARMGTAADPGRLGVLAYTFYHMWATVAGIIVAAAGDELSLAHPDETAGRATVLVLGDLRFFLLGNLLYKATMFGRISRAQAGHRLADRLMLVVQGRTRPDVAFAAVVVLLAVAVSDLSSELRRSAVRAE; this is translated from the coding sequence ATGTGGTGGATTCATTTCTTCGACCGCACCATCGAACTGGCGCGAGCGCGCATGGGCACGGCAGCCGATCCAGGACGCCTGGGCGTCCTCGCCTACACCTTCTATCACATGTGGGCTACGGTCGCCGGCATCATCGTCGCCGCCGCCGGCGACGAACTCTCACTCGCGCATCCGGACGAGACGGCAGGCCGGGCGACAGTCCTCGTTCTTGGGGACCTGCGCTTCTTCCTGCTCGGCAATCTGCTCTACAAGGCAACGATGTTCGGCCGCATCTCACGCGCGCAGGCAGGCCATCGTCTTGCTGATCGACTCATGCTCGTCGTGCAGGGTCGTACCCGACCCGACGTGGCATTCGCGGCAGTCGTCGTCTTGCTGGCGGTCGCCGTTTCGGACCTGTCGAGCGAACTGCGCAGATCGGCTGTCCGTGCCGAGTAG
- a CDS encoding 2TM domain-containing protein — protein MQKRAQTGLSAPPIAGVLTVINIVLLFVNLKKTPGNLWVKWVLLDWGVGLATHAWIVFRTNRSKAAG, from the coding sequence GTGCAGAAGCGAGCGCAAACGGGCTTATCTGCGCCGCCCATTGCCGGAGTGCTCACCGTCATCAATATCGTTCTGCTTTTCGTGAACCTGAAGAAAACACCCGGAAACCTTTGGGTCAAATGGGTGCTGCTGGACTGGGGCGTCGGCCTCGCGACGCACGCCTGGATCGTCTTCCGAACGAACCGCTCGAAAGCAGCTGGCTGA
- a CDS encoding mannonate dehydratase: MKQGTDQFDWALDRFCEMIDNMGRAGIPVMCHNFMAGLGWLRTSMALPRRDGALVQLPM; this comes from the coding sequence ATCAAACAGGGCACCGACCAGTTCGACTGGGCGCTCGACCGCTTCTGCGAAATGATCGACAACATGGGCCGCGCCGGTATTCCAGTGATGTGCCACAACTTCATGGCCGGGCTCGGTTGGCTGCGCACATCCATGGCGCTCCCCAGACGCGACGGCGCATTGGTGCAGCTGCCAATGTGA
- a CDS encoding GMC family oxidoreductase, with product MTFTPLLIKARSSQVSDEIDLHIYQGQSFDESSGQWRLWLSISLQFARSHGRLRLTSRDPEAPLDIDHAYFSDPADLAALADGVELVNRLVSTGPLAEIVQPLPESTLTWSSRDELERKVRSQVGTTFHPSSSCRMGPASDPMAVVDAHARVYGVDGLLVVDASIFPTGPRVNLHCPIVAAAEKIAAELAADA from the coding sequence GTGACATTCACGCCGCTCCTGATCAAGGCGCGCAGTAGCCAGGTGAGCGACGAGATCGACCTGCATATCTACCAGGGCCAGTCGTTCGACGAATCGAGCGGTCAATGGCGGCTCTGGCTCTCGATCTCGCTGCAATTCGCCCGCTCGCATGGCCGGTTGCGTTTGACCTCGCGTGACCCAGAGGCGCCTCTGGACATCGATCACGCCTATTTCAGCGATCCGGCCGATCTCGCCGCGCTGGCGGACGGTGTGGAGTTGGTCAACCGGTTGGTGTCCACCGGTCCCCTGGCCGAAATCGTGCAACCGTTGCCGGAGAGCACACTCACCTGGTCGTCGCGAGACGAGCTCGAACGCAAGGTTCGCTCCCAGGTGGGCACCACCTTCCACCCATCCAGTAGCTGCCGGATGGGTCCCGCAAGCGACCCGATGGCCGTTGTGGATGCACACGCCCGGGTGTACGGTGTGGATGGCCTGCTGGTGGTGGATGCCTCGATCTTTCCCACGGGGCCCCGCGTGAACCTGCATTGCCCCATCGTTGCCGCGGCCGAGAAGATTGCCGCAGAGCTTGCAGCCGACGCCTAG
- a CDS encoding mannonate dehydratase, with protein sequence MHPDDLISPVRSVGRILTSPDNLQQVIDLVPSPNNGITFCGVDLDHGGRHAKRSAFAGQNKVFFIHFRDVDGNPAKFRETFHDAGQTDMFETMHTWRDCRSGPFRVDHIPTLAGEANLSPGYDVMGRLYAARLPKSLMKGSTDRLISPPTRIVQFRRSPEGGRRNGVSAVSCFRAFGAISFCPVRARECLMSTTQDRGLSRSVRECLASAQGTMGDVTPEQAHWQPLGRVVPIAGHYIHHLTAEDAIINFGLRVSPLF encoded by the coding sequence GTGCATCCCGACGACCTGATCTCTCCGGTGCGCAGCGTTGGCCGCATCCTGACGAGTCCGGACAACTTGCAACAGGTCATCGATCTCGTTCCCAGCCCGAACAATGGCATTACCTTCTGCGGGGTCGATCTCGACCATGGTGGTCGACATGCCAAGAGATCCGCCTTCGCCGGTCAGAACAAGGTCTTCTTCATCCACTTCCGCGATGTCGATGGCAATCCGGCGAAGTTCCGCGAAACGTTCCACGACGCCGGGCAAACCGATATGTTCGAAACCATGCATACCTGGCGCGATTGCCGGTCTGGCCCATTTCGAGTCGACCACATTCCCACTCTGGCCGGCGAGGCCAATCTGTCACCTGGCTACGACGTCATGGGCCGGCTCTATGCCGCCCGGCTGCCAAAGAGCTTGATGAAAGGGTCAACAGACCGGCTGATCTCACCGCCCACGCGGATCGTCCAGTTCCGCCGCTCACCGGAGGGCGGACGAAGAAATGGCGTGAGTGCCGTATCATGCTTCCGAGCATTCGGTGCAATTTCCTTCTGTCCTGTCCGCGCTCGGGAGTGCTTGATGTCGACAACCCAAGATCGAGGTCTATCGAGATCTGTTCGCGAATGTCTGGCTTCGGCTCAAGGAACGATGGGCGACGTCACGCCGGAGCAGGCGCACTGGCAACCCCTGGGCCGGGTGGTGCCCATAGCCGGGCACTACATTCACCACCTGACCGCCGAAGACGCAATCATCAACTTCGGCCTGCGGGTGTCACCCCTCTTCTGA
- a CDS encoding GMC family oxidoreductase N-terminal domain-containing protein encodes MTPLDRALIASANELGFETIADLNGDREQSPGIGPTPKNIRDGVRFNGALSYLAPVRERANLTILPNTTIDRVVIEDGRASGVMTSGGSAISGRTIILSAGAYGSPAILLRSGIGPRADLMALGIPVVADLPGVGAGLMDHPLVNGLMECANCAGRGARCGDIHAAPDQGAQ; translated from the coding sequence GTGACACCGCTCGACCGTGCGCTGATCGCATCGGCAAACGAACTGGGATTCGAAACCATCGCCGATCTGAATGGTGACAGAGAGCAGTCTCCCGGCATTGGTCCGACCCCAAAGAACATCCGCGACGGGGTCCGGTTCAATGGCGCGCTCTCCTATCTCGCTCCCGTTCGCGAGCGCGCGAATCTGACGATTCTCCCCAACACGACCATCGACCGCGTCGTGATCGAGGATGGCCGCGCCTCAGGGGTTATGACGAGCGGCGGTTCAGCGATCTCGGGACGCACGATCATTCTGTCCGCCGGCGCCTATGGTTCTCCGGCGATCTTGCTTCGATCGGGAATCGGACCGCGCGCCGATCTGATGGCATTGGGGATTCCGGTCGTCGCGGATCTGCCCGGGGTCGGCGCTGGATTGATGGACCATCCACTCGTCAACGGGCTCATGGAATGCGCCAATTGCGCCGGGCGCGGCGCCCGATGCGGTGACATTCACGCCGCTCCTGATCAAGGCGCGCAGTAG